TACTGACCCCTCATTAAAACCGAGGAGAGGGATCATCACAAGTACGTATCGCGCAGGATCTCATTACTCCCAGCTAATGAGCATACCATTGTTTCATAGTATGCAACCATAATTCGGTAGTCGACGATCCCATGGTCAGCATATACAGAAAATGATACTATGCCACCCGTAACTGATCGATTGTACAGATGTGGTCACTTTTGCCTCTTTCCACATATTTTCCCTTTGCGTCTCCTTCACACACATGTCGTAACAATCGATGGACTTTAGGAGCTTCCGATATCATGTTCACGAACTCTGTTTTCAGCAAATTTTTCAACTTAGGGCAGGTAATTGAAACACATCGTGGGGCAGGCATTTTCCAGGAAGCCATTGACCGAGCTGTTAAGCTTCTACAAGAGGGTAACTGGGTGAGTTTAGGACTGGGAATTCGGGAGTATTGTCTGACCTAGATCTCTCTACACCAAGATTCACATCTTCCCCGAGGGTAAGGTGAACCAGCAGCTCACAAACCCAGAGGGTGGTTTGCTACGGTTCAAATGGGGAGTGTGAGTGGGATATTTCCATTGAGGCGTCAAGGGCCGTTGAGGAACTGATACCAAAGAAATAAAGAGGTCGTATCATCATGGACTCTGAAATCATGCCAGAAATTATACCCATCTGGATATCAGGTTAGTTACGCTACGTTTCTACTTTCGGCTCATTAAAAAGCTGACGTATTCCTCTATCACAAAGGTTTTGATCAAATCATGCCTGAGACTCGCGGATTCCCACGTTTCATCCCTCGCCCCGGCGCACATGTCAGCATCACTGTCGGACAACCTCTCACTTCGCAAATCCAGCCATTAGTGAAAGCGTGGAAAGATATGGCTtcaaaagagaagggaacTCTGGGCATaggaggagaatgggaacAGAAGGTGAAAGGT
This DNA window, taken from Cryptococcus deuterogattii R265 chromosome 3, complete sequence, encodes the following:
- a CDS encoding monolysocardiolipin acyltransferase, producing the protein MPSPSLASALTLSTVGLASRSFLRLTTKEFKVEGLPTLLDALNIPHGDKSKGKMSNADDGTDPSLKPRRGIITICNHNSVVDDPMMWSLLPLSTYFPFASPSHTCRNNRWTLGASDIMFTNSVFSKFFNLGQVIETHRGAGIFQEAIDRAVKLLQEGNWIHIFPEGKVNQQLTNPEGGLLRFKWGVGRIIMDSEIMPEIIPIWISGFDQIMPETRGFPRFIPRPGAHVSITVGQPLTSQIQPLVKAWKDMASKEKGTLGIGGEWEQKVKGEGLVGQKQREVRGKGQLIDGREKEVRIKIVEALQEGMRKLGQDVERREGRFKNGFWSQSTRQPV